A stretch of DNA from Plasmodium vivax scf_6808 genomic scaffold, whole genome shotgun sequence:
CATGTGCAATAGCATCCTCTTCCATTTCTTTCTTCATAACATCATGACATGGAAAGTTTTTTAATACATGTATTGGATCGTATTTCTCACattcattataaaattctGGGCATTTATAATTTGGAGTAGTACATTGTGtcttaaaatatgtatatagtgGAGCGTTACTATCAACGTACGTATAATATTCTTTGCACATATTATCATAGAATGAAAGagctttttttattgtttcaTAATTTACACAGTAATCATACaattgctttcttttttcccagtCGACGTGATTGACAATATTATCATCAGGTTTACATTTGTTATGACTAAACTTTTTTGATTGATCAGAAATAATAGTATTCCATATATATACCAGTTTTCCCCAAGCAGGGAAAAACTTAGGACTATTTCGAGAACCATAAATAGTAACTAATCTATTGTATACCCAATAATTCAAAAGAATGCAATCATTGTATGCAAAACCTTCTTTATCTGGTGGCtgatattttgtttttaaatattttacaagaCTTTTACAAACATTATTAACTTTATTACCTTTCTCCAAAGAAATTACTGAAGCACAGTCCTTAGAGTACAAATCTAAATCCTCTTTATCATCATAcaaattatcataaaatttttctgaGTGTAATTGGCTTGAAAGGGTTTCAGACAACCTctaaataaaagtaaaaatataggaCAAATTAAATATGTGCATTGAAGAAAATTAGTCATAACACATTATGTAACGTGGATCtagttaaatataataataatagatgttaaaaaaaaatgaatattacTGTGAATGTTTTCCATTGTTCATTACTAAAATTCAGCATTATAGAAAATACATTCAATTATGATGCTTTCCAGATATATAGTAtccacaaataaaaat
This window harbors:
- a CDS encoding variable surface protein Vir4, putative (encoded by transcript PVX_005580A) yields the protein MENIHKKFYDNLYDDKEDLDLYSKDCASVISLEKGNKVNNVCKSLVKYLKTKYQPPDKEGFAYNDCILLNYWVYNRLVTIYGSRNSPKFFPAWGKLVYIWNTIISDQSKKFSHNKCKPDDNIVNHVDWEKRKQLYDYCVNYETIKKALSFYDNMCKEYYTYVDSNAPLYTYFKTQCTTPNYKCPEFYNECEKYDPIHVLKNFPCHDVMKKEMEEDAIAHALHVKKVTMQDRENHSEGSSSEDYSSDPADIAQGKSQTATKLGDVLLGVVVTSMASGAIYRETVYAPTLETKLCLEVI